In Zingiber officinale cultivar Zhangliang chromosome 9B, Zo_v1.1, whole genome shotgun sequence, the genomic window CCATtactagaggggatgaatagcaaTTCACTTCGTTCATATTATTGTTTACTCATCTATAAAAGGTTAATACACAACTACAAATAAGAataaccactacaacaaaaaccctcatagacatcggttttccaccgatgtctattacattttcaaccgatgtctatgaaggcgatgtaaaaggtctgccattttagacatcgggttaaaatcggtgtagtatcacttaacgacatcgggtgtaaaaccgatgtaatattatatgttaataacaccagttttggcagcggtatacgaccgatgtaatattagttaatgacaccggttttgcaacggtggaaaaccgatgtaatatcaatattgtttaactacacaaattcgatttccgaaatagtgaaaaaccaatattatcaccaagcaaatcataaatttaagttaatattattaattcactaacaaaatcacaaataaaaatgcaccgatatatctaaacacaccaagtcaatatccatataaccaacacataaatattcttcttacaacataaaaagataatagatattgtacacatcaagtcggtatccacaaattacacataactattcttcttacaacatcaaaaggtaatagatagtacacaaatgtgtttcttactggtgccaacgttatccttcttgctctgtgcaTAGTAGCTAAGTTTACCCGTGAAGCTAAACCAGGCACAGATAATCCTCCAGAACTGATGCTTCTTCCCATGTTACCACTGCCAACAATGTTGCCTACAGAGCTTGTAAGTCTTGGCCCTACATTACCCAATACTGGAGAAACTCCCAAACTAGGAACAGAACTACGATTCCTAGAAGCTGAACTTGAGGAAATACCAGTTATTGACCCAGTGACTCCATTAATATTACTACTACTAAAAGCATGATTTCCAACAACATTAATACCCCCTCTATTTGTGATACCAGAGCCATGAGGCATCTGcatgaaaaaaaatccaaaatcaatACTATAAAACACATTCAAAGGACCATATGATGCAGTGAAGTAATGTGGAAATAAACTCATGCCAGACCTGAGATAATGCAACCAAAAGATTGTTTGATGAGAACCGTCCACTAGGAATGCTTCCTCCTGGTTGTTGAACACCACCTGATGGTACAACACCCATTGCGGCCTCTCTGGATGCAAGCGAACCAGGCACATTCGGCAGGTTGAAGCTTCCATGAATATTATGCAATCCTTGAAGACCACCTATTTTTTTACAAACCGTAATCAAAATTCCACATACAAGCAAAATTTCACATGAATATGTTAATAAAGTTTATGTAGGAATGTCTAACCAGAAGGATGGAACTTAGGCACTGCCGCAGACTAGCCAGAAAACAATGTGGTATAGGGTTGGCCTGAGGAGTCCGCAAGATTAGATGTTGAACCATTAAGAGTTGACTGTACCAAGAGACCCAGTAATTTGATCAGCAAAAGCAAGACTAGTAAAAGCACAGGGCATGGGCTAGGTGCTAACAAACTTGGTATGCTAACCAACAAGAAAGAAACAACCGCGTCAAGTTAGTATTTACATAAACTGTATTGAACATATGCACAAAACAACAAAAGCTACTCATCTCTAACAATTGAAACTCAGCTAAGAATAAGGGATTATATTATTAATACCAAGAGTAAAATTACATCAGATACAAATCCCATACACAGAATAACAGATAGGCAATTTGGGATGAATATTGAAGTCTATAACTATTTATTCTACTTCTCTCCATCAAGCTAGAACATAATGGAGCATAGACATTGATGGTGCTTAGTTTGTCAAGTTGTACTCAATAAAGATTTGATTATCAATTTAGTAACCTTGTGATTTCTTAAACCATGCTCTAAAAATTTGTTTGACAGCATAGATAACTTTCTTAAATTGGAACATACCCTAGTGATTTCTCTGTATACACCCTAGTACGATGTTTATGAAATCTATCTGGTAAT contains:
- the LOC122023187 gene encoding probable NOT transcription complex subunit VIP2 gives rise to the protein MGVVPSGGVQQPGGSIPSGRFSSNNLLVALSQMPHGSGITNRGGINVVGNHAFSSSNINGVTGSITGISSSSASRNRSSVPSLGVSPVLGNVGPRLTSSVGNIVGSGNMGRSISSGGLSVPGLASRMSKQ